One region of Zingiber officinale cultivar Zhangliang chromosome 7B, Zo_v1.1, whole genome shotgun sequence genomic DNA includes:
- the LOC122004817 gene encoding BTB/POZ domain-containing protein At1g21780-like produces MAGSENNAGNKVKAISPLAQWRVKSLGAHDYRRSDDFMIGSWNWCLSVENNNSVLSIRLISKPSCITEDKYPIAKIMIRAHCTGSTNSTNCHYAECK; encoded by the exons ATGGCCGGCAGCGAAAATAATGCCGGCAACAAAGTGAAAGCCATATCGCCGCTGGCGCAATGGAGGGTCAAGAGCCTCGGGGCACACGACTACCGCCGCTCCGACGATTTCATGATTGGAAGCTGGAATTG GTGTTTATCCGTCGAGAATAATAATTCTGTATTGTCCATCCGGCTCATCTCCAAGCCCAGTTGCATCACTGAGGATAAATACCCCATCGCCAAGATCATGATCCGGGCCCACTGCACTGGTTCTACGAATTCGACGAATTGTCACTATGCTGAATGTAAGTAA
- the LOC122004818 gene encoding BTB/POZ domain-containing protein At1g21780-like, producing the protein MAGIVNNTRNKVKAISPLAQWKVDNLRFDNYRRSGTFKIGIWNWCLTVWNNYSVLSIRLIYEPNFITEDKHPFAQIVIHANCTGSTNDHYRSTVYKHFSLTEKKVIWHIEFVSASSVTMLVEFVDLKISTSNDASQSSIRPDDSLLLDRLRTISRMFQESMYTDITIQTLDGSLRAHKAVLASSSPVFKCMFLHDLKEKQSSIIKIEDMSTDVCSALLAYMYGTIKQQDLEKHCFPLLAAADKYYLQDLRKCCEKMLLEDINSSNVFERLQAAWLYKLDRLKEDCFKYLSDFNKLHDMKEQLHDFYFHADRELLLEVFKKTISAKKP; encoded by the exons ATGGCCGGCATCGTAAATAATACCAGAAACAAAGTGAAAGCCATATCGCCGCTGGCGCAATGGAAAGTCGATAACCTCAGATTCGACAACTATCGTCGCTCCGGTACTTTCAAGATCGGGATCTGGAACTG GTGTTTGACCGTCTGGAACAATTATTCTGTATTGTCCATCCGGCTCATCTACGAGCCCAATTTCATCACGGAAGATAAACACCCTTTCGCCCAAATCGTCATCCACGCCAACTGCACTGGTTCCACGAATGATCACTATAGGTCCACTG TATATAAGCATTTCTCCCTGACTGAAAAAAAGGTGATTTGGCATATCGAATTTGTTTCTGCCTCCAGCGTTACAATGTTAGTTGAATTTGTGGATTTGAAGATATCTACCTCAAAT GATGCTTCACAATCTTCAATACGGCCGGATGACAGCTTGCTTCTGGATCGTTTACGAACCATCTCTCGTATGTTTCAAGAGAGCATGTATACCGATATTACAATCCAAACTTTGGATGGTTCCTTGAGAGCTCACAAAGCTGTGCTTGCTTCAAGTTCCCCCGTTTTCAAGTGCATGTTTTTGCATGATCTTAAGGAGAAACAATCATCCATAATAAAAATAGAGGACATGTCGACGGATGTATGCTCGGCTCTTCTTGCATACATGTATGGGACTATCAAACAACAAGATTTGGAGAAGCATTGCTTCCCGTTGCTGGCTGCTGCAGACAAGTATTATTTGCAAGACCTTAGAAAGTGTTGCGAGAAAATGCTTTTGGAAGATATCAATTCCAGTAATGTCTTTGAGAGACTTCAAGCAGCATGGCTGTACAAGCTGGACAGATTAAAGGAGGACTGCTTCAAATACTTGTCTGATTTCAATAAGTTACACGATATGAAAGAACAGCTGCATGATTTCTATTTCCATGCTGATAGAGAACTACTTCTGGAAGTCTTCAAAAAAACCATTAGTGCTAAGAAGCCTTGA
- the LOC122007326 gene encoding fructokinase-1-like translates to MAIVNGAGAGGLIVSFGEMLIDFVPTESGVSLAEATAFLKAPGGAPANVAIAVTRLGRRSAFVGKLGDDEFGRMLAAILRDNGVSDAGVVFDSGARTALAFVTLRADGEREFMFYRNPSADMLLTEAELNVDLIRKASIFHYGSISLISEPCRSAHLKAMELAKNAGALMSFDPNLRLMLWPSPEEARKQILSIWNQADIAKVSEVELAFLTGHDSVEDEVAMELWHPNLKLLLVTLGDQGCKYYTKDFRGLVGSFAIEQVDSTGAGDAFVGGLLRGIEEDRSALQDEKKLREVLKFANACGAITATKKGAIPSLPNVSEVMQFLKQA, encoded by the exons ATGGCCATCGTCAACGGCGCCGGCGCCGGCGGCCTCATAGTGAGCTTCGGCGAGATGCTCATCGACTTCGTGCCGACCGAGTCCGGCGTCTCTCTGGCGGAGGCCACGGCGTTCCTGAAGGCCCCCGGCGGCGCGCCGGCTAACGTGGCCATCGCCGTCACGCGCCTCGGGAGGCGGAGCGCCTTCGTGGGAAAGCTCGGGGACGACGAGTTCGGCCGCATGCTCGCCGCCATCCTCCGCGACAACGGCGTCTCCGACGCGGGCGTCGTCTTCGACTCCGGCGCACGCACCGCCTTGGCCTTTGTCACCCTCCGTGCCGACGGAGAGCGGGAGTTCATGTTTTATAGGAACCCTAGCGCGGACATGCTGCTCACGGAGGCCGAGCTTAATGTGGATCTCATCAGAAAA GCTTCAATCTTTCACTATGGATCAATTAGTTTGATTTCGGAGCCATGCCGATCGGCTCATCTTAAGGCTATGGAGTTGGCCAAGAATGCTGGCGCTCTCATGTCCTTCGATCCAAACCTCCGGTTGATGCTCTGGCCGTCTCCGGAGGAAGCTCGCAAGCAGATCCTCAGCATCTGGAACCAGGCCGACATTGCCAAGGTCAGCGAAGTTGAGCTCGCATTCTTAACCGGCCATGATtccgttgaggatgaagttgCCATGGAACTCTGGCACCCTAATCTGAAGCTGCTGCTTGTAACCCTTGGGGACCAAGGATGCAAGTACTACACCAAG GATTTTCGAGGACTAGTTGGATCATTTGCCATCGAGCAGGTGGATTCAACAGGTGCAGGCGATGCATTTGTTGGTGGGCTGCTCCGAGGAATTGAAGAAGACCGGTCGGCTTTGCAG GATGAGAAGAAACTGAGGGAGGTGCTAAAGTTCGCCAATGCATGCGGCGCGATCACTGCTACCAAAAAGGGGGCAATCCCTTCATTGCCAAATGTATCTGAAGTCATGCAATTCCTCAAGCAGGCATAG
- the LOC122004766 gene encoding uncharacterized protein LOC122004766 — protein sequence METTATAGEVPMEAEERAEEKLGRVHRGGAAEERPLSRKNSEVILEGYVGGGGNGRLGRTTSLTSDDLEDLKGCVDLGFEFRYDDIPELRSTLPALELCYPRAQPAASSSRREDRNNDESPEASPLVADWKFITPGDNPEEVKARIKYWAEAVACIIKLCQD from the exons ATGGAGACGACGGCGACGGCCGGGGAAGTGCCCATGGAGGCGGAGGAGAGGGCCGAGGAGAAGCTGGGACGAGTCCATCGAGGCGGCGCTGCAGAGGAGAGGCCGCTGTCGAGGAAGAACAGCGAGGTGATACTCGAGGGCTACGTCGGAGGCGGCGGCAACGGAAGGTTGGGGCGGACGACGAGCCTGACGTCCGATGACCTCGAGGATCTCAAGGGATGTGTCGATCTAGGGTTCGAGTTCCGCTACGACGACATCCCGGAGCTGAGAAGCACGCTCCCGGCGCTGGAGCTCTGCTACCCTAGGGCTCAGCCGGCGGCTTCGTCGTCGCGGCGGGAGGATCGGAATAATGACGAATCGCCTGAGGCCTCGCCTCTCGTCGCCGATTGGAAGTTCATCACCCCCG GAGATAATCCAGAGGAAGTGAAAGCTAGGATCAAGTATTGGGCGGAAGCTGTAGCATGCATTATCAAATTGTGCCAAGATTGA